The nucleotide sequence GACGCCCACCGCGTCCGCATGTCCGAGCAGCGCGGGCAGCAGGGCCGAGAGCAACAGGGTCTTTTTCATCGCATGTCCTTTCATGAGGCGCTTCACTGCGCTCCCCGGGCCGCACGAATCGCGTCACGCAGCGCCGCCGGGTCGGTGATGGGCTTCTCACGGTCGCCCGCCGTCACCTTGCCGCCCACCACCGGATACCAGCCCTGAGAAAAGCCCACCAGCGGGCTGTCCAGGCGCCGGGCGTAGAGCAGGGCCACGCCCTCCTGCCCAGCGGCGAAGGCTGGCAGGTCCTGCGTGCCCTGCAACACGAACAGTGCCGGTTTGCCCTCGTATTGCGGCAGGGTCGCCGGGTCGCCGGCAATCACCTCGGCCACGTCGAGCGGGTAGACCTGATAGGTCACGTCGCCGTCCTTGACCGTCTTGGGGCTGCCCAGGGTGACCCGCACGATGACCTCGGCCCTGTTCGCCTGTTGCGCGAGGGTCAGCGGCGGCGCGGTGGTCGCCTGGGCCGGAAGCGTGGTCACGCCCAGCACACACGCGACGAGCAGGGGAGCCAGGGCGCGGCGTTTCATGCGCCCCCCGTGCCACTGGGCGGCGTTACAGGCGTTACAGGCGGGGTGACGGGAGGCAAGGACGGGGGCAGGGTCGGCGGCACCGTCGGCGTCGGCAGCGCGGGCGAGGGCAGGGGGCTGCCTTCCACCGTGTCGGGTGGGGTGACTGTTTTGGGGTCCGTGGTCTTGGGGTCAGTGACTTTGGTGTCGGCGGCGTTCGGGGCCACGCTTTTCTGGTCGGTCTGCGCCTTCGGGTCAGCGGGCTTTTGCTCGTCCTTGACCGGCTGCTTCTCGCTGGCCTGTCCGCCGGCGGGCTTGGGGGCTTCGCTGCCGGGGCGCTTCTTGTCCACCAGCACCTTGCCTGCGCCGTCACGCGCCTCGTAGCCCAGGGCGTCGGCCCTGAGCGTCACGGCCCCGGCGGGCTTGACGGTAATCAGGGCGATGCGGGCGTCGGGGCGCGGCACGGCGCGGAAACCCAGGTCCACCGTCAGGACACTGCCGCGCTGCTGCCAGAACAGGACGCTGCCGGGGTCGGCGGGCTGCACGCGGATGACCTGCACGTCCTTGCCCAGGTCCCAGCTCAGCCGGGCGGCGCGAACGGTGCGCGGGGCCTGAATGGTGAGCGGAATGCGGGTTTCGCCGCGAATCTCGCCGGGGGGCAAGGTGGGCCGCAGCGCCAGCGGGGGCAGGGCGTCCACGTTCAGGGTGTACTCCTGCACGCGGGTGCTGAGGTTGGCGTCGGTGGCCTGAATGGAAAAGGTGTAGCTGCCCGACTTGGTGGGGGTTCCGCTAAGCACGCCGCCCGAAAACTTCAGGCCCGGTGGCAGCGCGCCTGCCGTGAGGCGGTAGCCGTACGGTCCCACACCCCCGGTCACGCCCACCGCCACGCGGTAGCTCTCGCCCACGTAGGACACGGGCAGGCTGCCCGGCTGAAAGGTCATCACGTCGGCGCGGCTGGTGGTCGAGGTGCCCAGGGTGCCGCTGCCCGCGTTGCCGGTCGAGACCGAGCCGCACCCGGCGAGCAGCGCCGTCAGCAGCGCCGCGCCGAGCAGCCGCCCGCCGGGACCGGAAAGGCCGGAAAGGAGAGGTCGCTGTGCCATACGCCGCAGTCTAGCCGCCGCGCATGAAGGCTCGTGTGACGCCGGGGGCTGACAGATGAAACCGGGGCAGAGGAGCCAGAGGCGAAGCGGCAGGCCAGGTTTTTATCTCCACCCAGTACAAAAAGATTTTCCTTGGGCTATAGGGCGTTTTTGTTGCTCGGATGCCCCCTCACCCCTCGCTATGCGAGGCCCTCTCCCACCAGGGTAGAGGGTCAGAAGCGCATGAAATTCCCCTCTACATTTCCTTGTACCCCGTCGAGATAAAAACCTGGCGGCAGGCAGCAGGGCAGGACGCTGGGGG is from Deinococcus wulumuqiensis R12 and encodes:
- a CDS encoding Ig domain-containing protein, with the translated sequence MAQRPLLSGLSGPGGRLLGAALLTALLAGCGSVSTGNAGSGTLGTSTTSRADVMTFQPGSLPVSYVGESYRVAVGVTGGVGPYGYRLTAGALPPGLKFSGGVLSGTPTKSGSYTFSIQATDANLSTRVQEYTLNVDALPPLALRPTLPPGEIRGETRIPLTIQAPRTVRAARLSWDLGKDVQVIRVQPADPGSVLFWQQRGSVLTVDLGFRAVPRPDARIALITVKPAGAVTLRADALGYEARDGAGKVLVDKKRPGSEAPKPAGGQASEKQPVKDEQKPADPKAQTDQKSVAPNAADTKVTDPKTTDPKTVTPPDTVEGSPLPSPALPTPTVPPTLPPSLPPVTPPVTPVTPPSGTGGA